Proteins encoded in a region of the Mycobacterium branderi genome:
- a CDS encoding DUF1918 domain-containing protein, translating to MKANVGDWLVVKGRTNEHEEHRGLITEVRGADGSPPYMVRWVDNGHHALFFPGPDAIVVTPAEQQAADERARSRFALVQAAIRHNRSDDD from the coding sequence ATGAAGGCCAACGTGGGTGATTGGTTGGTGGTCAAGGGCAGGACCAATGAACACGAGGAGCACCGCGGGTTGATCACCGAGGTGCGGGGCGCAGACGGCTCACCTCCCTATATGGTGCGCTGGGTCGACAACGGCCACCATGCTCTGTTTTTCCCGGGGCCTGATGCGATTGTGGTCACCCCGGCGGAACAACAGGCGGCTGATGAGCGGGCTCGGTCACGATTCGCCTTGGTGCAAGCTGCAATTCGACACAACCGTTCCGACGATGATTAA